A stretch of Roseibium porphyridii DNA encodes these proteins:
- a CDS encoding lipoprotein-releasing ABC transporter permease subunit produces the protein MTAADTADIERDEKQATPTRPFSPFEWMIAGRYLRSRRRETFISVIAGFSFAGIMLGVATLIIVMAVMNGFRTELLGKILGINGHMLVQPIDLPLTDYDAVASRLEGVPEVVSAIPFTEGQALVSGPAGNFGALVRGIYESDLRRVPLIANTVRSGTLDGFDEGEGVAIGSRMAQQLGITVGDNVTIISPRGSVTPMGVTPRVKAYPVSAIFEIGMSEYDATFLFMPLNEAQAYFNMDTKATGIEIYVLDPDRVGTMKAAIEEAADRPTFVTDWRQRNITFFSALEVERNVMFIILTLIVLVAALNIISGMIMLVKDKGKDIAILRTMGASRGAIMRIFLITGASIGCVGTLAGFVLGLVVCLNIESIRQFVSWLTTTELFSPELYFLSKLPAEIDSGETTTVLLMALLLSLLATVYPAWRAARLDPVEALRYE, from the coding sequence ATGACAGCGGCAGACACTGCGGACATTGAGCGTGACGAAAAACAAGCCACCCCAACGCGCCCCTTTTCCCCATTTGAATGGATGATCGCCGGCCGCTACTTGCGGTCGCGGCGCCGGGAAACCTTTATTTCCGTGATTGCCGGCTTTTCCTTCGCGGGCATCATGCTTGGTGTGGCGACGCTGATCATCGTCATGGCAGTGATGAACGGATTTCGCACCGAACTCCTGGGCAAAATCCTCGGTATCAATGGACATATGCTGGTCCAGCCGATCGACCTTCCGTTGACGGACTATGATGCAGTTGCTTCACGCCTTGAGGGCGTGCCTGAAGTTGTCAGTGCCATTCCCTTTACCGAAGGCCAGGCACTCGTCTCTGGACCGGCCGGAAATTTCGGTGCGCTGGTTCGGGGTATCTACGAAAGTGATCTGAGACGTGTCCCGCTGATCGCAAACACGGTTCGAAGCGGAACCCTGGATGGATTTGACGAGGGTGAGGGCGTTGCCATCGGCTCGCGTATGGCGCAACAGCTCGGAATTACAGTCGGTGACAATGTCACCATTATCTCGCCTCGTGGCAGCGTGACCCCCATGGGTGTAACGCCACGGGTCAAGGCCTATCCGGTTTCAGCGATCTTTGAAATCGGAATGAGTGAATACGACGCGACCTTCTTGTTCATGCCGTTGAACGAGGCTCAGGCCTATTTCAACATGGACACCAAGGCGACAGGCATTGAGATTTATGTTCTTGATCCGGACCGGGTCGGAACAATGAAGGCAGCAATCGAAGAGGCCGCAGACCGTCCAACCTTCGTGACGGACTGGCGGCAGCGCAACATAACCTTCTTCTCTGCCCTGGAAGTTGAGCGCAACGTGATGTTCATCATCCTGACACTGATCGTTCTGGTCGCTGCACTGAACATCATTTCAGGAATGATCATGCTGGTGAAAGACAAGGGCAAGGATATTGCAATCTTGCGCACAATGGGTGCTTCACGTGGCGCCATCATGCGTATCTTTCTGATCACGGGAGCAAGTATCGGCTGCGTGGGAACTCTAGCAGGATTTGTTCTCGGGCTGGTTGTCTGTCTGAACATTGAAAGCATCCGCCAATTCGTATCTTGGCTGACAACCACCGAACTGTTCTCGCCCGAGCTCTATTTCCTGTCGAAACTACCTGCTGAAATCGATAGTGGAGAGACGACCACCGTCCTGTTGATGGCGTTGCTCCTGTCCTTGTTGGCAACGGTTTATCCGGCATGGCGTGCCGCGCGCCTCGATCCGGTTGAAGCGCTCAGGTATGAGTAG
- a CDS encoding ABC transporter ATP-binding protein, translating into MNMAVDPRQTPGTAPAALELSGITRSFDEGDRQLHILRGANLRIEPGEMVALVAASGTGKSTLLHIAGLLERPDEGDVFLGPVNCSELSDAERTTIRRNDIGFVYQFHHLLPEFTAVENVMMPQMIRGLPRKEAANRADELLKYMRLGDRGSHRPSELSGGEQQRVAVARAVANAPRILLLDEPTGNLDPKTASYVFEALSALVRASGVATLFATHNLELAGRMDRAITLADGQVKDL; encoded by the coding sequence ATGAACATGGCTGTCGATCCGCGTCAGACGCCAGGCACTGCTCCGGCCGCGCTTGAACTGTCCGGCATTACGCGCAGCTTTGATGAAGGCGATCGGCAATTGCACATCCTTCGGGGAGCTAATCTTCGGATTGAGCCTGGAGAAATGGTAGCTCTCGTGGCTGCTTCAGGAACCGGTAAATCGACACTTTTGCATATTGCGGGTCTCTTGGAACGCCCGGACGAGGGTGATGTATTTCTCGGTCCCGTCAATTGCTCCGAACTCTCTGACGCGGAGCGCACTACGATCCGACGGAATGACATTGGTTTCGTCTACCAGTTTCATCATCTGTTGCCGGAATTCACCGCCGTTGAAAATGTGATGATGCCGCAAATGATCCGTGGCTTGCCGCGCAAGGAGGCTGCCAATAGAGCCGACGAGTTGCTCAAATACATGAGGTTGGGCGACCGTGGCAGTCACCGGCCGTCGGAACTCTCAGGCGGGGAACAACAGCGCGTTGCAGTCGCGCGGGCGGTGGCGAATGCTCCGCGCATTCTCCTTCTCGATGAACCGACCGGGAACCTTGATCCCAAAACAGCCAGTTATGTTTTCGAAGCGCTTTCCGCACTGGTACGTGCTTCAGGTGTCGCGACGCTCTTTGCCACGCACAATCTTGAACTGGCTGGTCGCATGGATCGCGCTATCACACTTGCGGATGGCCAGGTCAAAGACCTTTAG
- the dnaE gene encoding DNA polymerase III subunit alpha, protein MTNSETSTGGAKAGVGAASGPGFVHLRVHSALSLLEGALPIKKLLDLAKADEQPAMAVADTNNLFGAQEFSSKAWGAGIQPITACQLSIAFEDGLESGRRGEPALADLVLIAMTETGYGNLMELSSRAFLDTETGLRPHVSLEYLLSKSEDVIALTGGAYGPIGAALLAGRKDLAKSRLRQISDGFPGRCYVELQRHGMDVERKTEDAFLDLAYELDLPLVATNEAFFPKREDYEAHDALICISEGRVLIEDDRRRLTPEHYFKSRAEMCALFADLPEALSSTVEIARRCSFRPMKRDPILPRFAGADADPEEAEHAEAEELKKQAREGLQARLDAHGLAPGLEEKDYWDRLDYETGIIERMKFPGYFLIVADFIKWAKGNDIPVGPGRGSGAGSLVAWSLTITDLDPMRFSLLFERFLNPERVSMPDFDIDFCQTRREEVIRYVQEKYGRKQVAQIITFGSLQARAVLRDVGRVLQMPYGQVDRLCKLVPANPANPVTLAQAIEDEPRLREAAKEEEIVERLLGMAQKLEGLYRHASTHAAGVVIGDRPLEKLVPLYRDPRSDMPVAQFNMKMVEDAGLVKFDFLGLKTLTVIDTAVELIERRGVNVDVAGLPIDDIKTYEMLARGETFGVFQLESQGMRRAIAGMKPDRFEDIIALVALYRPGPMENIPVYNAVKHGEQDPDCLHPLLEPILMETNGIIVYQEQVMQIAQVLSGYSLGEADLLRRAMGKKIAAEMEVQRARFVDGAVERGINKSQAGTIFDLVAKFANYGFNKSHAAAYALVSYHTAWLKANHPVEFMAASMTLDMGNTDKLGDFRQEARRMGIEIVQPSINRSQVFFDVADGKILYAMGAIKGVGEQAVEHIVEARGDAPFKSVGDFARRISPRALNKRTLENLVAAGAFDELEPNRAKVFEGLDRVMGLAQRTEENKTLGQDELFGASDSEEPLQLDEVHGWTNEEKLQREHSAIGFYLSAHPIDEYAPILEKMRVQPWTQFAEAVKKGASAGRLAGTVVSMQERKTKTGTRMGIARLSDATGQYEALLFREKLEQFRDVLQSGRSVVVLVGADMRDDEPSLRVEQVDPIDKVAARLQKSMRVFVRDERPIRSLANQLKVRGEGDVTVIVLLENGAREVEVKLPGRFRLSPEIAGALKAVPGVMDVQMA, encoded by the coding sequence ATGACGAATTCCGAAACCTCAACTGGTGGCGCCAAAGCGGGTGTTGGAGCAGCTTCAGGCCCTGGGTTTGTACATTTGAGGGTTCATTCCGCATTGTCCCTTCTTGAAGGGGCTCTGCCCATCAAGAAGCTTTTGGATCTTGCAAAGGCAGACGAACAGCCGGCAATGGCTGTTGCAGACACCAACAATCTCTTTGGCGCGCAGGAGTTCTCCTCGAAGGCATGGGGAGCCGGTATTCAGCCGATTACTGCCTGCCAATTGTCAATTGCATTTGAAGACGGGCTTGAGAGCGGTCGCCGCGGAGAGCCAGCCCTTGCGGATCTGGTTCTGATTGCAATGACGGAGACCGGATACGGCAATCTCATGGAATTGTCGTCGCGGGCCTTTCTGGATACGGAAACCGGATTGCGACCACATGTGTCGCTAGAGTACCTCCTTTCAAAGTCTGAGGATGTCATTGCCCTCACAGGCGGTGCTTATGGTCCGATTGGAGCCGCGCTTCTCGCGGGTCGCAAGGATTTGGCAAAATCGCGTTTGCGGCAGATCTCAGACGGCTTTCCCGGACGCTGTTATGTCGAGTTGCAGCGGCATGGCATGGATGTCGAGCGCAAGACCGAAGATGCGTTTCTGGATCTAGCCTACGAGCTGGATTTGCCTCTGGTCGCAACAAACGAAGCTTTTTTCCCGAAGCGCGAAGATTATGAAGCGCACGATGCGCTGATCTGCATATCCGAAGGGCGCGTGCTTATTGAGGATGACCGCAGACGCCTGACACCTGAACACTATTTCAAAAGCCGCGCAGAAATGTGCGCACTGTTTGCCGATCTGCCTGAAGCGCTCTCATCGACCGTTGAAATTGCTCGTCGTTGCAGTTTCCGGCCGATGAAACGGGACCCGATCCTACCGCGATTTGCCGGTGCGGATGCTGACCCGGAAGAAGCAGAACATGCAGAAGCGGAAGAGCTCAAAAAGCAGGCTCGGGAAGGACTGCAGGCACGGCTTGATGCTCACGGTCTTGCTCCGGGTCTTGAGGAGAAGGACTATTGGGACCGGCTCGATTATGAGACCGGTATCATCGAACGTATGAAGTTTCCCGGCTATTTCCTTATCGTTGCCGACTTCATCAAATGGGCCAAAGGCAATGACATTCCCGTTGGGCCGGGTCGTGGGTCAGGAGCTGGGTCGCTCGTTGCCTGGTCGTTGACGATCACCGATCTCGATCCGATGCGCTTTTCGCTGCTCTTTGAACGGTTCCTCAATCCGGAACGTGTTTCGATGCCGGACTTTGACATCGACTTTTGCCAGACGCGCCGTGAAGAGGTCATCCGCTACGTTCAGGAAAAGTATGGCCGCAAGCAAGTGGCTCAGATCATCACCTTTGGTTCGCTGCAGGCGCGTGCGGTCTTGCGGGACGTCGGCAGGGTGCTGCAGATGCCATACGGTCAGGTAGACAGGCTCTGTAAGCTTGTGCCTGCCAACCCGGCCAACCCGGTAACGCTCGCCCAAGCGATCGAGGATGAACCACGCCTTCGCGAAGCAGCAAAGGAGGAGGAGATTGTCGAGCGCTTGCTTGGCATGGCGCAGAAGCTTGAAGGGCTTTACCGCCATGCCTCAACGCATGCGGCTGGTGTGGTGATTGGCGACAGACCCCTTGAAAAGCTGGTGCCGCTTTATCGTGATCCGCGTTCCGATATGCCGGTTGCTCAGTTCAACATGAAAATGGTTGAAGATGCCGGTCTCGTAAAATTCGATTTCCTGGGTCTGAAAACACTTACTGTCATCGACACTGCGGTGGAGTTGATTGAGCGTCGTGGGGTCAATGTCGATGTCGCCGGTTTGCCTATCGACGACATCAAGACCTATGAAATGCTCGCCCGAGGCGAAACCTTCGGTGTGTTCCAGCTGGAAAGTCAGGGCATGCGCCGCGCAATCGCCGGTATGAAGCCAGACCGATTTGAAGACATTATTGCGCTGGTGGCGCTTTACCGGCCGGGACCGATGGAGAACATTCCGGTCTACAACGCGGTGAAACACGGCGAGCAAGACCCGGACTGCTTGCATCCGTTGCTAGAACCGATCCTGATGGAAACCAATGGCATCATCGTCTACCAAGAGCAGGTGATGCAGATTGCACAGGTGCTTTCCGGGTACTCGCTCGGCGAAGCGGACCTTCTGCGGCGGGCAATGGGCAAGAAAATTGCTGCCGAAATGGAGGTTCAGCGTGCGCGTTTTGTCGATGGTGCTGTCGAACGTGGCATCAACAAGTCACAGGCCGGAACAATATTCGATCTGGTGGCGAAGTTCGCGAACTACGGATTTAACAAATCCCACGCTGCGGCCTATGCGCTGGTCTCCTATCATACAGCCTGGTTGAAGGCGAACCATCCCGTCGAGTTCATGGCGGCTTCCATGACACTTGACATGGGCAACACCGACAAGCTCGGAGACTTCCGCCAGGAAGCGCGCCGCATGGGTATCGAAATTGTGCAGCCGTCCATTAACCGCTCACAAGTCTTTTTCGATGTTGCCGATGGCAAAATCCTCTATGCGATGGGTGCGATCAAGGGCGTCGGCGAGCAAGCTGTTGAACACATTGTGGAGGCGCGTGGCGACGCGCCGTTCAAGAGTGTCGGCGATTTTGCCAGACGAATTTCACCGCGAGCACTCAACAAACGGACACTGGAAAACCTGGTTGCCGCTGGTGCTTTCGATGAGTTGGAGCCGAACCGGGCAAAGGTTTTCGAAGGGCTGGATCGAGTCATGGGCTTGGCGCAACGAACGGAGGAAAACAAGACGCTCGGCCAGGATGAACTGTTCGGCGCCAGCGACAGCGAAGAGCCGTTGCAACTGGACGAAGTGCATGGATGGACCAACGAGGAAAAGCTTCAGCGGGAGCACTCCGCCATTGGGTTCTACCTTTCAGCACACCCGATCGACGAATACGCACCAATCCTTGAGAAAATGAGGGTTCAGCCTTGGACGCAATTTGCTGAAGCAGTCAAGAAAGGCGCCTCGGCGGGAAGACTTGCAGGGACGGTCGTCTCAATGCAGGAGCGTAAAACCAAGACCGGCACACGCATGGGGATCGCGCGCTTGTCAGATGCGACAGGTCAATACGAAGCCTTGCTGTTCAGGGAAAAGCTGGAACAATTCCGCGATGTCCTTCAATCCGGCAGATCCGTTGTGGTTCTGGTTGGCGCAGACATGCGTGACGATGAACCTTCGTTGCGGGTTGAACAGGTTGATCCGATCGACAAGGTGGCCGCACGTCTTCAAAAAAGCATGCGTGTCTTTGTTCGTGACGAACGTCCGATCCGAAGCCTTGCCAATCAACTGAAGGTCCGCGGGGAAGGGGACGTGACAGTCATCGTGCTTCTGGAAAACGGGGCACGTGAAGTGGAAGTCAAACTTCCCGGAAGGTTCAGATTGTCCCCGGAAATCGCAGGCGCGCTTAAGGCTGTTCCAGGTGTAATGGACGTACAGATGGCGTGA
- a CDS encoding LysR family transcriptional regulator gives MHLNSDENGMIIEDLIDARILVELHNRLSFAEAAKALGIPPATVSRRVMRMEDRAGLRLFDRTTRSVCPTEAGSLAVNHAQRMISEVEAVETSLSSMRDAPVGTIRITTPTIFGQALLSPIVSKFLAQFPACDLHIDLADGHINLAEEGYDAAIRVGPIVDDTLVARNLGTVRAGLYRRSGAPDLDLKDLSDLPVALLHRGMKPEPTLQLRSADGESRSFAVKPRLICMNPWLLLEAALASDVIVVLPELIAAPALRTNQLSRVAPDWFARHVPVHLVYQPQRLMRPAVRAFVDLAADQIPKLIESVEID, from the coding sequence ATGCATCTCAATAGTGATGAAAATGGAATGATAATCGAAGACCTTATTGACGCGCGGATACTGGTCGAGCTGCATAACCGATTGAGTTTTGCAGAAGCCGCCAAAGCGCTCGGCATACCGCCGGCTACGGTAAGCCGCCGCGTTATGCGCATGGAAGACAGGGCCGGTTTGCGTCTTTTTGACCGAACCACACGATCCGTATGCCCAACGGAAGCCGGGTCATTGGCTGTAAATCACGCACAGAGAATGATCTCGGAAGTAGAGGCAGTAGAAACGTCATTGTCGTCTATGCGCGATGCTCCCGTCGGCACTATCAGGATCACAACGCCAACGATCTTCGGACAAGCTCTTCTGAGCCCGATTGTCAGTAAATTCCTTGCCCAATTCCCGGCCTGCGACCTTCATATTGACCTCGCCGACGGTCATATAAACCTGGCGGAAGAAGGCTATGATGCTGCAATACGGGTCGGACCGATTGTTGACGATACGCTTGTTGCTAGAAATCTCGGAACAGTACGTGCAGGACTCTATCGGCGTAGTGGAGCACCGGATCTAGACCTGAAAGATCTCAGCGACTTGCCCGTGGCGCTCCTTCACAGAGGCATGAAACCCGAACCCACACTGCAACTTCGTTCCGCCGATGGCGAAAGCCGATCCTTCGCCGTAAAACCACGCCTCATTTGTATGAACCCGTGGTTGTTACTAGAGGCTGCTTTGGCGAGTGATGTCATCGTCGTTTTGCCTGAATTGATTGCAGCGCCAGCTCTTCGAACCAACCAACTCTCCAGAGTGGCTCCTGATTGGTTTGCGCGCCACGTCCCGGTGCATCTGGTCTATCAGCCCCAGCGACTGATGCGCCCTGCTGTAAGGGCCTTTGTCGACCTCGCAGCCGACCAAATTCCGAAATTGATCGAAAGTGTGGAAATCGACTAG
- a CDS encoding isochorismatase family protein codes for MTLPTSELTPDNCVFLMIDHQVGLMQFLSSIDPMLLKNNILGHAKTAKAMNIPVVMGTSWPQGPNGPTMPELKALFPEVDVIDRPFVNFWNDEASREAVRATGRKKLVISGLATEVCAAFPAIAALREGYETYVVMDASADFNPFIQQVTMTRLAAAGAIVTTWVSVLAELSANTQVNGQHIGRLLSEHMGQYQAAMNNFLGTAANATEVREGVGLTGNPPIPMAL; via the coding sequence ATGACCCTTCCAACATCCGAGCTCACCCCTGACAATTGCGTTTTCCTCATGATCGATCATCAGGTCGGGCTCATGCAGTTTCTGTCCTCGATTGACCCAATGCTGCTCAAGAACAACATTCTTGGTCATGCGAAAACAGCCAAGGCAATGAACATTCCTGTTGTAATGGGAACGAGTTGGCCACAGGGCCCGAATGGCCCGACCATGCCTGAGTTAAAGGCGTTGTTTCCGGAGGTTGACGTGATAGACCGGCCATTTGTCAATTTCTGGAACGATGAGGCCTCACGGGAAGCCGTCCGTGCAACTGGGCGGAAGAAATTGGTCATCTCCGGACTTGCAACGGAGGTTTGCGCCGCATTCCCAGCAATCGCAGCCTTGCGCGAGGGGTATGAGACTTACGTGGTGATGGACGCAAGTGCTGACTTCAACCCCTTCATACAGCAGGTCACGATGACCCGACTGGCGGCGGCTGGTGCGATTGTGACAACGTGGGTTTCCGTTCTTGCTGAACTATCGGCCAACACGCAAGTGAACGGGCAGCATATCGGGCGGTTGCTCAGCGAGCATATGGGTCAATATCAAGCCGCCATGAACAATTTCCTTGGAACGGCTGCAAATGCGACTGAAGTCCGCGAAGGTGTCGGGCTTACCGGCAATCCACCGATCCCAATGGCGCTGTAA